The Triticum aestivum cultivar Chinese Spring chromosome 3A, IWGSC CS RefSeq v2.1, whole genome shotgun sequence genome includes a region encoding these proteins:
- the LOC123059315 gene encoding oryzain alpha chain-like — protein sequence MRRVMAASPLLLLLLVSLVSTAAATSDTSESWERKRSEEETRQIFREWKAMHGTTNSSLDEEEQRAYTMFKHRLGLIDRQWHDQGYSVFSWERGRSEEETRKIFAEWKARKPVTTYSSIAHEEHRYTIFKEDLRKIDQHNAGYAIGVHNNNRCLNQFSHLTQEEFEAVCCGFWPEEPSEAKLQRIGEIQELLRQAFTRPLI from the coding sequence ATGAGGAGGGTCATGGCGGCGTCACCGCTGTTGCTGCTCTTGCTGGTGTCGCTGGTGTCGACGGCGGCCGCCACCAGCGACACATCGGAAAGctgggagaggaagaggagcgaggaggagacccggcagaTCTTCAGGGAGTGGAAGGCCATGCACGGCACGACCAACAGCTCCCTCGATGAGGAGGAGCAGCGCGCGTACACCATGTTCAAGCACAGGCTCGGCCTCATTGACCGGCAGTGGCATGACCAAGGCTACTCCGTCTTCTCctgggagagggggaggagcgaggaggaaacGCGCAAGATCTTCGCGGAGTGGAAGGCACGAAAACCAGTTACTACCTACAGCTCCATCGCCCACGAAGAGCACCGGTACACCATATTCAAGGAGGACCTGCGCAAAATCGACCAGCACAACGCTGGCTACGCCATCGGGGTCCACAATAACAACAGATGCCTCAACCAGTTTAGCCATCTCACCCAAGAGGAGTTCGAAGCCGTTTGCTGCGGGTTCTGGCCGGAGGAGCCATCCGAGGCCAAATTACAGAGGATAGGCGAGATCCAGGAGCTGTTGCGGCAAGCATTTACCCGTCCCTTAATTTAA